A single window of Nicotiana sylvestris chromosome 3, ASM39365v2, whole genome shotgun sequence DNA harbors:
- the LOC138887052 gene encoding uncharacterized protein, protein MTWVLDAEIHLDAMGLGDAIKDKDKASTQDYAKALIFLRHHLDEGLKIEYLTVKDPFVLWNGLKERYDNLKLVTLPQARYDWAYLRLQDFKSISEYNSAMFRITSRLKLCGDNISDYDMLEKRLQRFMLPIWSYNNSTERKASQSTLS, encoded by the coding sequence atgacatgggtattggatgctgaaatccatttagatgcaatgggtcttggagacgccattaaagaTAAAGATAAAGCATCTACACAAGACTAtgctaaggccttgattttcttgcgccatcaccttgatgaaggattgaaaattgaatatctcaCAGTGAAAGATCCATTTGTTTTGTGGAATGgtttaaaggaaagatatgacaacttaaagttggtcactcttccacaagcacgatatgattgggcttatcttaggctccaagactttaagtctatttctgaatataattctgctatgtttagAATTACTTCTAGAttgaaactctgtggagataatatcagtgactatgatatgcttgaaaaacgTTTACAACGTTTCATGCTTCCAATATGGTCTTACAACAACAGTACCGAGAGAAAGGCTTCACAAAGTACTCTCAGTTGA
- the LOC104228694 gene encoding protein ASYMMETRIC LEAVES 2-like has translation MASSSSSSLSSYSPCAACKFLRRKCQPECVFAPYFPPDQPQKFANVHKIFGASNVTKLLNELQPHQREDAVNSLAYEADMRLRDPVYGCVGVISLLQHQLRQLQLDLSCAKSELSKYQNLGGGIASTNSYGLLAAGNQHNLGFNFMGGGGGGGRPDHNHHLYHHQFFPRDQQQQQQIIRRFEGGSNNFGV, from the exons AtggcttcatcttcttcatcttcattGTCATCCTACTCACCATGTGCAGCATGTAAATTCCTACGTCGAAAATGCCAGCCAGAATGCGTGTTTGCTCCCTATTTCCCACCAGATCAACCCCAGAAATTTGCAAATGTTCACAAAATATTTGGAGCCAGCAATGTGACAAAGCTGCTCAATGAATTGCAGCCTCACCAAAGGGAAGATGCTGTCAACTCTCTCGCTTATGAAGCGGACATGCGCCTCCGCGACCCCGTCTATGGTTGTGTTGGCGTCATTTCGCTTCTTCAACATCAGCTTCGACAGCTCCAACTTGATCTTAGCTGTGCCAAATCCGAGCTTTCCAAATACCAGAACTTAGGAG GAGGCATTGCTAGTACGAACAGTTATGGCCTCTTGGCAGCAGGCAATCAGCATAATTTGGGGTTCAATTTTATGGGAGGAGGAGGAGGGGGTGGGAGGCCAGACCATAACCACCACCTCTATCACCATCAATTTTTCCCTAGAgatcagcaacaacaacaacaaattataCGAAGATTTGAAGGAGGAAGTAATAATTTTGGAGTTTGA